Within the Lycorma delicatula isolate Av1 chromosome 11, ASM4794821v1, whole genome shotgun sequence genome, the region AAGAACCGCTAACGTttcagaaattatgaaaaatttaaacatttttaacattcttaaatTTGGTCTCACGAGACtccctttttttgaaaaagtttccaTGCtatctacattaataataaaaattaattttcattaatgggaaaatttaaaaaaaggggagATACATCGGACCTGACTTAATAAATGGCAacaagtacatacatacatttccgggaattttttaatgttttttaaactaaagagTCATGAAACGACATTTGTCAAATCCGTGATATCGAAAATTTTGGTCGACCATTATACTTTCCGTTTATATATACGCTGCAGCTTTAGAGTTACAGAAggaatgtatgttttaaaaaccctaatttaaaaaggaaattgaaaaaacaaattctctaaattttgaattctttaattttagaaGTCAGCACCAGATTTagctacaaatttttataaatccttaaCTTACATCGATTTCAAAAAgccgaattaaaaaaagaatttcactttttagggtatatttaaaaacattatcttaTATATTTCAGATTTCTTTCGTTTATATACGGGTGgtcctacaaaaaaaagaaacaccgCATGAAAAAATCTGTTAGCgacaaacttttatttcaataaaaatgtaaaaacttttttccgTAAAAAACGTTAAGAGACTACGACTCTACGCCGGAATACAggattacgttttattttatgttttacgacaGATTTTCTTGAATCTTCGCCGGAAAATAATTATGTGTTAGATATCAATAATCAGAGATgatatatgtacatgtaattaCTCTGTAAAACAACTTAGTCCTAAACGATGATAACCTCAAAAAACGAAATTAGATTATTTTCACGTAGACGAtgtaatcttttgttaaaaaggTTTTCCTTTTATCTGATAAAGTTTATAATGGAACCGCTGGCGTTAAAGTtctctggaaaattaaaaaataatactaaggaGTATCTCGTACATTAAAAAGACAAATTCGGTCCGATTCGAAAACCTCCTCCTTTTTGAAAACGTTTAATAAGAGtggaaataataaatcatttttttaacgcATTTAAAATTCTTCTTCGTCGTTGTAAACTGTTATTTCCATTCGATTAACCTTAATTATTCTgttgttgataataataattataataataatatattataatttattatggtgGATTAAATGTTTTTACGTGGAAAAAATACTTATAGTTCGGATAATTGATCGTATATAATTGGTGATATTTATtggtgaattattattttttattcgatatttatggaaaaatatttttaacttaatctaGTTACATTATTAGCCTGTCGTGTGTCagtatttgcaaattttatttttttatttacttatgtgttCTTTAAAACGAACGTaagatttattattctgttttcacAGTGTACAAATTGTTTATACGATAGACAAGACAaatgaacaatttataaaaatggatttttattttctaaaactacCAGAcgtatttgttttgttataaggTTATGTCAGGATGCGGTAAAAAACATACTTTGAACGGTTTACTTTACATCGAGACaaagcttttttataatttttgttaaaatttatgattcGATGATGGAGACGCAGAAGATAATCCcgataaaattagaagaaaagtgTTTATTAACGAATTTCGGAATCGAACGCGGTATGATATCGTTCGGAACGGTCACGATGGAATCTTACAAACACATATGCGTTCGAGATGCGTTGTCTTCGCGTTTATTAATTATAGATACCGACGACATCACGAACGtcgtaaatttaatgaatttttgcgAATCGGCGGTCGTAAATCCTGTCGACAAAGTGGTTGCGTTAAAACTTCACGGCGATTCGTCGAGTAATAGAAGAATACtgcaaatatttaatgtaaatttaaggaCCCTAACGAAATCTTACACGTTCGTCGACGCAGATATAGTTTTACTAAAATGGGTGTCGCCCGACACTCTGGGAATCGTGACCGAGAGTTCTGTTTATCACTGGAGCGTAGAAGGCGATAACGTGCCGATAAAAATCTTCGACAGACACGTCAGTCTAAAAGGAtgtcaaataataaattacagaaccGATTCGACATTAAAATGGTCGCTGCTGATCGGATTATCGGCGCAAACGAATCGTGTCGTAGGATCGATGCAACTGTATTCGTCCGTCAGAAAATGTTCTCAAATTATAGAAGGACACGCCGCTTGTTTTACCGGATTTAAGATCGACGGAAACGAACAACTCAGCACATTAATcgcttttatcaataaaaattcgaataattcagtaaaattacatataatcgAAGTGGGTCAACCTGTTGCCGGGAAtcgtaactttattaaaaaatcgatCGACGTATTCACCTCCCCCGATTGTCAAAACGATTTTCCAGTCGCCATGCAAATAAGTGTAAAACACGCTCTTATTTATACGATTACGATGCACGGTTATTTGCATCTGTTCGATGTCGAAACCGGTGTTAGTATTTATACAGGTCGAATTAGCGAAGAAACCGTATTTTCGACGGCCAGCGACGATGTAACCGGAGGTATaatgtgtatcaataaaaaagGTCAAGTTCTGTCAATCGGTATCGATGAAAATACGATATTATCGTATTTAGTTAACGTATTAAAAGATAACGATCTAGCGACTAAAATCGCCTTACgcgatattaattttaaaggggCCGAtctaatttttatacaaagatttaatcatttatatcaaACCGGCAAATATTCTGAAGCGGCAAAAATCGCAGCAAACGCGCCTAACGAAATATTACGCACGCAACATGTTATGGAACAGTTACAAAAGATTACTTCGGCGCAATCCAGTGAATCTTTATCACCGTTGTTACAATATTTTGGATTCCTGTTAGACGGCGGCTGTAAATTGAATTCGCACGAATCTCTCGAATTAAGTAAACGCGTTTTGAATCAAGGTAAACGACAATTGTTAGAAAAGTGGTTGAGAGaggataaattattttgtacggAAGAATTAGGAGATTTAGTTAAAGGAAGTGATTCCGTATTAGCTCTGTCGATATATTTGAGAGCGAATATTCCTCATAAAGTGATCAGCTGTTTCGTAGAATCGaaacagcataaaaaaataatgttgtattgTAAAAAAGTCGGTTACAAGCCGGATTATTTGAGCGTATTGAAAGATATACTGACTTTAGATTGCGCGAATAATGGCGTAGATTTTGCTAAAATTCTGATAgaagaattaaaattagaaaaggaTGAAGAGAAACTGACAGCGGATATTAACGAGATAGTCGACGTATTTATGTCGTTAAATATGATACAACCGTGTACGgcgtttttattagaaatattgaaaagtaaCAGACCGGCACAGGGTAATTTACAAacgaaattaatagaaataaatctgTTATCGGGGGCGCCTCAAGTAGCCGATGCTATACTGTCCAATCGAATGTTCACGTATTACGATAGAAATTACGTCGGACAGCTTTGTGAAAAGGCAGGTCTTTTACAGAGGGCTTTAGAACATTATACGGATCTATACGATATTAAAAGAGCGGCGATTCAAACTCATCTGTTGAACGAAGACTGGTTGgtcgattattttaataatttatcggcCGAAGACGCTTTGGAATGTTTAAAAGCGATAATCTCTACTAATATAAGACAAAATCTACAATTGTGCGTTAAAATATGTAACAGATATCACGAACAATTGACCGTCGACGCCGTTACGgaactttttgaacattttaaatgctACGAAGGTCTTTTCTACTTTTTGGGATCGATTATAAATACTTATAACAATACCGATGATGGAGTACATTTCAAGTACATTCAATCCGCGTGCAAAACCGGGCAGATTAAAGAAGTGGAACGCGTATGCCGCGAATCGAATTATTATAATccggaaaaagttaaaaattatttaaaagaaataaaattagcgGATCAATTACCGCTGATTATCGTATGCGACAGATTTAATTTCGTCAACGATTTAGTTTTGTACCTTTATcgtaacaatttacaaaaatacattgaaatttacGTACAAAGAGTTAATCCGTCGCGTTTACCGGACGTTGTCGGCGGTTTGTTGGACGTCGATTGCAACGaagattgtattaaaaatttaataatgaccGTGAAAGTCGGACAGTTTTCTACGGAACGTTTAGTCGAAGAAGtggaaaaaagaaacagattaaaaatgttatccgTTTGGTTAGAATCGAGGACTAACGAAGGATGTACAGAACCCGCCGTACATAATGCCGTCGCAAAAATTTACGTAGATAGCAGTAACAGtcctgaaagatttttaaaagaaaatcgttaTTACGACAGTATCATCGTGGGAAAATACTGCGAAAAACGCGATCCGCATTTAGCGTGTATCGCTTACGAACGAGGTAAATGCGATCAAGAGTTTATCGATGTATGCTacgaaaacaatttatttaaaaatgcggCCAGGTATTTAGTAAGAAGGTGCGATCCGATGTTATGGAATAAGATACTTACACGGGATCCTAAGGTTAGCGACGGCGATCGATGCAGGAGACAACTTATAGATCAAATCGTACAGACGGCGTTATCGGAAACGCACGATCCCGAAGAAATATCTATAACCGTTAAAGCGTTTATGAAAGCGGATTTACCGAACGAACTCGTTGAAGTTTTAGAAAAGATTGTACTCGACAATACTGCAGTATTTTGTagctataaaaatttacaaaatctatTGATATTAACCGCTATAAAATgcgataaaaataaagttttagattACATAAACAGACTGGATAATTACGATTCCAAAGACGTGGCTACTATTTGTGTGAAAAATGAATTGTACGAAGAAGCGttcagtatatataaaaaatttaattataatctctCGGCCGTACAAGTTCTGATCGATAACATACAGAATTTAGATAGGGCGTACGAATTCGCCGAATGTTGTAACGAGCCGTCTGTTTGGAGTATGCTGGGTAAAGcgcaattacaaaataattttataaaaggcgGTGTCGATTCCTTTATCAGAGCCGATGATCCGTCCTCTTACGTTAACGTCGTAGAAACCGctcaaaaatctgaaaaatggCATGATCTGGTGAATTATCTACAAATGGCTTATAAGAAGATACGCGAACCGTACATAGAAAGCGAACTGCTGTACGCTTACGCCAAAACAAATCGCTTAGCCGATTTGGAAGAACTTACATCGATGCCGAATAACGCCGACGTCTTAAAAATAGGTGACAGATGTTTCGACAATTTCATGTACGAAGCAgctaaacttttatataatagtatatcgAACTACGCTAAATTATCTGTAACTTTagctaatttaaaagaatttcaagaCGCCGTCGACAACGCGCGAAAAGCTAATTGTACTAAAACTTGGAAAAAGGtttgttttatctgtttaaaTGATAACGAATACCGTTTAGCTCAGATATGCGGTTTAAATATCGTTATACACGCCGACGAATTACaatgtttaatagattattatgaAAACGGCGGTTATTTTAACGAATTGATCGATTTGTTAGAAACAGCATTAGGATTAGAACGCGCGCATATGGGTATCTTTACCGAATTATCCGTATTATACGCGAGACACAGGCCAGATAAAATGAAAGAACACGTCGAATTATTTTGGTCGCGCGTCAACATTCCTAAAGTCTTGAGAGCGGCGGACGAATCTCATCTTTGGCAAGTTTCTGTGTTTTTATACGATAAATATGAAGATTACGACAACGCGGCGATTTGTATAATGGAACATCCGACCGAATCTTGGCgggaaaatcattttaaagatatCTTAACTAAAGTATCGAACATCGAACTTTATTATAAAGCTATACAGTTTTATATGACGTATAAGCCGTTATTGATTAACGACCTGTTGACAGTTTTAGCGCCGCGCGTCGATCATACGAGAGCCATCGCTTTGTTTAAcgaattaaattgtttacatctTATAAAACCGTACTTGTTATCTGTACAATCTTTGAACAATAAATCGATCAACCGAGTCTTAAACGATATTTTAATCGACGAAGAAGATTATCagactttaaaaaattctatcgATACGTACGATAATTTCGACAGTATAATGTTGgcgcaaaaattagaaaaacacgAATTGATCGAGTTCCGACGTATTTCAGCGTATTTGTATAAAAACAGTAATAGGTGGAATAAGAGCATCGATATCTGTAAAACTGAACGTTTATATAAAGACGCGTCCAAGTACGCGGCCGAATCTAAAAATTCAAAGACCGCCGAAGAATTATTGTATTGGTTTTTAAACAACAATCTTCATGATCATTTTGCCGCGTGTCTTTTTCAGTGTTACGATCTGTTACACCCGGACGCCGTTTTAGAATTATCTTGGAGATTTAACATAACCGATTTCGCTATGCCTTATTTTATACAAGTGATACACGAATACATCGGTAAAGTAGATAAATTATACGATACGTTAACCGGATTACATTTACCCGAACGACAGAACGATAAagacaataacaataacaacggCGATAAAAAACCTCTGCTGTTGGCCGCAGAAAGGAGATTGATGTCGACCGAA harbors:
- the LOC142332508 gene encoding clathrin heavy chain-like — its product is METQKIIPIKLEEKCLLTNFGIERGMISFGTVTMESYKHICVRDALSSRLLIIDTDDITNVVNLMNFCESAVVNPVDKVVALKLHGDSSSNRRILQIFNVNLRTLTKSYTFVDADIVLLKWVSPDTLGIVTESSVYHWSVEGDNVPIKIFDRHVSLKGCQIINYRTDSTLKWSLLIGLSAQTNRVVGSMQLYSSVRKCSQIIEGHAACFTGFKIDGNEQLSTLIAFINKNSNNSVKLHIIEVGQPVAGNRNFIKKSIDVFTSPDCQNDFPVAMQISVKHALIYTITMHGYLHLFDVETGVSIYTGRISEETVFSTASDDVTGGIMCINKKGQVLSIGIDENTILSYLVNVLKDNDLATKIALRDINFKGADLIFIQRFNHLYQTGKYSEAAKIAANAPNEILRTQHVMEQLQKITSAQSSESLSPLLQYFGFLLDGGCKLNSHESLELSKRVLNQGKRQLLEKWLREDKLFCTEELGDLVKGSDSVLALSIYLRANIPHKVISCFVESKQHKKIMLYCKKVGYKPDYLSVLKDILTLDCANNGVDFAKILIEELKLEKDEEKLTADINEIVDVFMSLNMIQPCTAFLLEILKSNRPAQGNLQTKLIEINLLSGAPQVADAILSNRMFTYYDRNYVGQLCEKAGLLQRALEHYTDLYDIKRAAIQTHLLNEDWLVDYFNNLSAEDALECLKAIISTNIRQNLQLCVKICNRYHEQLTVDAVTELFEHFKCYEGLFYFLGSIINTYNNTDDGVHFKYIQSACKTGQIKEVERVCRESNYYNPEKVKNYLKEIKLADQLPLIIVCDRFNFVNDLVLYLYRNNLQKYIEIYVQRVNPSRLPDVVGGLLDVDCNEDCIKNLIMTVKVGQFSTERLVEEVEKRNRLKMLSVWLESRTNEGCTEPAVHNAVAKIYVDSSNSPERFLKENRYYDSIIVGKYCEKRDPHLACIAYERGKCDQEFIDVCYENNLFKNAARYLVRRCDPMLWNKILTRDPKVSDGDRCRRQLIDQIVQTALSETHDPEEISITVKAFMKADLPNELVEVLEKIVLDNTAVFCSYKNLQNLLILTAIKCDKNKVLDYINRLDNYDSKDVATICVKNELYEEAFSIYKKFNYNLSAVQVLIDNIQNLDRAYEFAECCNEPSVWSMLGKAQLQNNFIKGGVDSFIRADDPSSYVNVVETAQKSEKWHDLVNYLQMAYKKIREPYIESELLYAYAKTNRLADLEELTSMPNNADVLKIGDRCFDNFMYEAAKLLYNSISNYAKLSVTLANLKEFQDAVDNARKANCTKTWKKVCFICLNDNEYRLAQICGLNIVIHADELQCLIDYYENGGYFNELIDLLETALGLERAHMGIFTELSVLYARHRPDKMKEHVELFWSRVNIPKVLRAADESHLWQVSVFLYDKYEDYDNAAICIMEHPTESWRENHFKDILTKVSNIELYYKAIQFYMTYKPLLINDLLTVLAPRVDHTRAIALFNELNCLHLIKPYLLSVQSLNNKSINRVLNDILIDEEDYQTLKNSIDTYDNFDSIMLAQKLEKHELIEFRRISAYLYKNSNRWNKSIDICKTERLYKDASKYAAESKNSKTAEELLYWFLNNNLHDHFAACLFQCYDLLHPDAVLELSWRFNITDFAMPYFIQVIHEYIGKVDKLYDTLTGLHLPERQNDKDNNNNNGDKKPLLLAAERRLMSTEETIGACVRVSVPSTHSPPSPISSKVITSSQLLDLTGMRSSSICGANNLI